In the genome of Methylophaga nitratireducenticrescens, one region contains:
- the tkt gene encoding transketolase — translation MATRRHLANAIRALSMDAVQKANSGHPGAPMGMADIAEVLWNDHMKHNPNNPKWADRDRFILSNGHGSMLIYSLLHLSGYDLPMESLSTFRQLHSQCAGHPEYGYAPGIETTTGPLGQGITNGVGFAMAEKLMADQFNKPGHDIVNHHTYVFMGDGCLMEGVSHEACALAGTWGLGNLVAFWDDNNISIDGHIDGWYTDDTVKRFEAYGWHVQSVDGHDADAINKAIAEAKKVTDKPSLICCKTIIGYGSPNKCASHDCHGAALGEEEVELTRKQLGWEYEPFVIPEDVYAGWNAKDKGDAAEAAWNEKFAAYEKEYPELAAEFKRRMAGDLPANWKEVTEKLFAETNEKAESVASRKASQNVIAALAPTLPEYLGGSADLTGSNLTSCSSFKHVSGKEPGNYISYGVREFGMFAIMNGMALHGGLLPYGGTFHMFSDYAKSALRMSALMKLRTIAVLTHDSIGQGEDGPTHQPIENTAGLRYIPNMDVWRPADSVEVAVAWVAAIERQDGPTSLVLSRQGIPGRKHDAADFEGMRKGAYILSEAKGGKADVILIATGSEVDLAAKAQEALAEDGINARVVSMPSTNVFDRQDQAYKDSILTPGVKRVSVEAGVTDFWRKYVGLEGGTVGIDTFGESAPGGVLMKHFGFTVENVVKTVKSVL, via the coding sequence ATGGCTACACGTAGACATTTAGCAAATGCAATCCGTGCGTTGAGCATGGATGCAGTGCAAAAAGCGAATTCCGGCCATCCGGGTGCACCAATGGGGATGGCGGATATCGCTGAAGTACTGTGGAACGACCACATGAAACACAATCCGAACAACCCGAAATGGGCTGATCGTGACCGTTTCATTTTGTCTAACGGCCACGGTTCTATGCTGATTTACTCATTGCTGCATTTGAGTGGCTATGATTTACCGATGGAATCCCTCAGCACATTCCGTCAACTGCATTCACAATGTGCGGGTCACCCTGAATACGGTTATGCACCAGGCATAGAAACAACGACTGGTCCATTAGGCCAAGGTATTACCAACGGTGTTGGTTTTGCAATGGCTGAAAAATTAATGGCTGATCAGTTCAACAAACCAGGTCATGACATCGTTAACCACCACACCTATGTCTTTATGGGCGATGGCTGTTTAATGGAAGGTGTTTCTCATGAAGCATGTGCTTTAGCTGGCACGTGGGGCCTGGGCAACCTGGTCGCATTCTGGGATGACAACAATATCTCTATCGACGGTCACATCGATGGCTGGTACACCGATGACACTGTTAAGCGTTTTGAAGCTTACGGCTGGCATGTTCAATCTGTCGATGGTCATGATGCTGATGCAATCAACAAAGCCATTGCAGAAGCGAAGAAAGTCACTGATAAACCATCATTGATCTGCTGTAAAACCATCATTGGTTACGGTTCACCAAACAAATGTGCAAGCCATGATTGCCATGGTGCAGCATTGGGTGAAGAAGAAGTTGAATTGACCCGTAAGCAACTGGGTTGGGAATACGAGCCATTTGTTATTCCTGAAGATGTTTATGCCGGTTGGAATGCAAAAGATAAAGGCGATGCTGCAGAAGCAGCATGGAACGAAAAATTTGCTGCTTATGAAAAAGAATATCCAGAATTAGCGGCAGAGTTCAAACGCCGTATGGCAGGTGATTTACCGGCTAACTGGAAAGAAGTCACCGAAAAACTGTTTGCAGAAACCAATGAAAAAGCAGAGAGCGTTGCGTCACGTAAAGCGTCACAAAATGTGATTGCTGCTCTGGCTCCAACGCTGCCTGAATATCTGGGTGGTTCTGCTGACTTGACCGGGTCTAACCTGACCAGCTGTTCAAGCTTCAAGCACGTTTCAGGTAAAGAGCCTGGTAACTACATCTCTTACGGTGTACGTGAGTTCGGCATGTTTGCAATCATGAACGGTATGGCGCTGCATGGCGGTTTACTGCCTTACGGTGGTACGTTCCATATGTTCTCTGACTATGCGAAATCAGCTTTGCGTATGTCAGCGTTGATGAAGCTGCGTACTATCGCGGTTCTGACGCATGACTCAATCGGTCAGGGGGAAGATGGTCCAACTCACCAACCAATCGAAAACACCGCTGGCCTGCGTTACATTCCTAATATGGATGTATGGCGTCCTGCAGATTCAGTCGAAGTTGCTGTGGCTTGGGTTGCTGCTATTGAACGTCAAGATGGCCCAACCAGCCTGGTATTAAGTCGCCAAGGTATTCCGGGTCGCAAGCATGATGCTGCTGACTTTGAAGGAATGCGTAAAGGTGCTTATATCCTGTCTGAAGCCAAAGGTGGCAAAGCGGATGTTATCCTGATTGCAACCGGTTCAGAAGTGGATCTGGCAGCAAAAGCACAGGAAGCATTGGCTGAAGATGGTATCAATGCACGTGTTGTTTCTATGCCTTCAACGAACGTCTTTGATCGTCAGGATCAGGCTTATAAAGACAGCATCCTGACTCCTGGCGTTAAACGTGTTTCTGTTGAAGCCGGTGTAACTGACTTCTGGCGTAAATACGTTGGTCTGGAAGGCGGCACTGTCGGTATCGATACCTTCGGTGAATCTGCACCAGGTGGTGTTTTGATGAAACACTTCGGCTTTACTGTCGAAAACGTTGTTAAAACTGTTAAATCAGTTCTGTAA
- the gap gene encoding type I glyceraldehyde-3-phosphate dehydrogenase, translating into MTIKVGINGFGRIGRMAFRAAAKDFPEIEVVAINDLLDPDYLAYMLKYDSVHGRFDGDVEVRDGHLVVNGKTIRVTAERNPADLKWDEVGADLIIECTGFFLTEESCQAHIDAGAKKVVQSAPSKDHTPMFVYGVNHDSYAGQAIVSAASCTTNALAPVAKVLHDSFGIKRGLMTTVHAATATQKTVDGPSMKDWRGGRGILENIIPSSTGAAKAVGKVLPELNGKLTGMAFRVPTSDVSVVDLTVELNNDASYESICAAMKTAAEGELKGVLGYTEENVVSTDFRGHTAPSNFDAGAGIALDGTFVKVVAWYDNEYGYTCNMMRLVEHVAR; encoded by the coding sequence ATGACTATCAAGGTGGGTATTAATGGTTTTGGCCGTATCGGCCGTATGGCATTTCGTGCTGCAGCAAAAGATTTCCCTGAGATCGAAGTAGTGGCAATCAACGATTTACTTGATCCCGATTATCTGGCGTATATGCTCAAATATGATTCTGTACATGGCCGTTTCGACGGTGATGTTGAGGTTAGGGACGGTCATCTGGTGGTTAATGGTAAAACCATTCGTGTTACTGCTGAGCGCAACCCTGCTGATTTGAAATGGGATGAGGTTGGCGCTGATTTAATTATTGAATGCACCGGCTTTTTTCTGACCGAAGAGTCCTGTCAGGCGCATATTGATGCCGGTGCCAAAAAAGTTGTGCAATCTGCACCTTCCAAAGATCACACGCCAATGTTTGTTTATGGTGTGAACCATGACAGTTATGCCGGTCAGGCAATTGTTTCAGCAGCCTCCTGCACCACTAACGCTTTGGCACCGGTTGCCAAGGTCCTGCATGACAGTTTTGGTATTAAACGTGGTTTGATGACAACAGTGCATGCAGCCACGGCAACACAAAAAACCGTTGATGGCCCGTCAATGAAAGACTGGCGTGGAGGTCGCGGTATTCTGGAGAATATCATTCCTTCTTCTACCGGCGCGGCAAAAGCAGTAGGCAAAGTGCTGCCGGAATTAAATGGTAAATTGACCGGGATGGCTTTTCGCGTGCCTACTTCCGATGTTTCCGTCGTCGACTTAACCGTTGAATTAAACAACGATGCCAGTTATGAATCAATTTGCGCAGCAATGAAAACTGCTGCCGAAGGTGAATTGAAAGGTGTGTTGGGTTACACCGAAGAAAATGTGGTCTCCACAGATTTCCGTGGGCATACTGCACCTTCAAATTTTGATGCAGGTGCAGGTATTGCACTTGATGGCACCTTTGTAAAAGTAGTCGCCTGGTATGACAATGAATATGGTTATACCTGCAATATGATGCGTCTGGTTGAGCATGTTGCTCGTTAA
- a CDS encoding phosphoglycerate kinase: MSVIKMADLDLAGKRVLIRQDLNVPLKSGVVADGTRIHASLATINLALEKGAKVMIMSHLGRPTEGEYEHKYSLAPVANYLSALLEKPVRLEQNWLEPDFIPVEVGEVVLCENVRFNIGEKANNDDLAKRMAKMCDVFVMDAFGTAHRAQASTHGIAKYATTVCAGPLLSAELEALSKALDNPARPMVAIVGGSKVSTKLTVLETLSKKVDQLIVGGGIANTFIAAAGHNVGKSLYEPDLIDTCKKLSAEAVSRGGNIPVPKDVVCGKHFAENAEAELKAVDKVTDDDMIFDIGPKSAAELVEIIKQAGTVVWNGPLGVFEFSQFGEGTKEIAMAIAESDAFSIAGGGDTLAAVSKYKICDDVSYISTGGGAFLEFLEGKKLPAVEILEQRALE, from the coding sequence ATGTCAGTAATAAAAATGGCCGATTTGGACTTGGCTGGAAAACGTGTGTTGATCCGACAAGATTTGAATGTTCCACTCAAATCAGGTGTTGTTGCAGATGGCACTCGTATCCACGCTTCTTTAGCGACCATAAATCTGGCATTGGAGAAAGGTGCCAAAGTTATGATTATGTCTCATCTCGGACGTCCGACTGAGGGAGAATATGAACATAAATATTCATTAGCACCGGTTGCCAATTATCTCTCGGCCCTCTTGGAAAAACCGGTACGTCTGGAACAGAACTGGCTGGAACCCGATTTTATTCCAGTCGAAGTGGGCGAAGTTGTTTTGTGTGAAAACGTACGCTTTAACATTGGTGAAAAAGCCAATAATGATGATCTGGCAAAACGTATGGCCAAGATGTGTGATGTGTTTGTTATGGATGCCTTTGGCACCGCGCATCGTGCTCAGGCTTCAACGCACGGTATTGCCAAATATGCCACGACTGTCTGTGCCGGGCCTTTATTATCTGCGGAACTGGAAGCATTATCTAAAGCACTGGATAATCCTGCCAGACCAATGGTTGCTATCGTAGGTGGCTCAAAAGTTTCTACCAAACTTACCGTGCTGGAAACCCTGTCGAAGAAAGTGGACCAATTGATCGTGGGCGGTGGTATTGCCAATACGTTTATTGCAGCAGCGGGACATAACGTGGGTAAATCGCTCTATGAGCCGGATTTAATCGACACATGTAAAAAACTTTCAGCAGAAGCGGTCAGTCGTGGTGGCAATATACCAGTGCCCAAAGACGTGGTCTGCGGTAAACATTTTGCTGAAAATGCGGAAGCGGAATTAAAAGCGGTAGATAAAGTAACGGATGACGATATGATTTTTGATATCGGTCCAAAATCCGCGGCGGAGCTGGTTGAAATTATTAAACAAGCTGGTACGGTTGTATGGAATGGTCCGCTAGGTGTTTTTGAATTCAGCCAGTTTGGTGAAGGCACCAAAGAAATAGCGATGGCAATAGCGGAATCAGATGCTTTCTCGATTGCTGGTGGCGGAGATACGCTGGCAGCAGTGTCTAAATACAAAATTTGTGATGATGTTTCTTATATTTCTACCGGTGGTGGTGCTTTTCTGGAATTCCTTGAAGGTAAGAAGTTACCTGCAGTGGAAATTCTTGAGCAACGTGCCCTCGAGTAA